The Altererythrobacter sp. ZODW24 genome window below encodes:
- the coaD gene encoding pantetheine-phosphate adenylyltransferase: protein MTERIGVYPGTFDPITLGHADIIRRGSKLVDRLVIGVTTNPSKNPMFSTDERMEMVRREVADMKLGNVEVVGFNALLMKFAAKQGATVIVRGLRAVADFEYEYQMAGMNQQIDDEIETVFLMADVSLQPIASKLVKEIALFGGSISPFVSPAVCKDVIARVEKIGRLGDY, encoded by the coding sequence ATGACTGAACGCATAGGCGTATATCCCGGGACATTCGATCCGATCACACTCGGCCATGCGGATATTATCCGGCGTGGGTCGAAGCTGGTTGACCGGCTGGTAATCGGGGTGACGACGAACCCATCGAAAAATCCGATGTTCTCGACTGATGAGCGGATGGAAATGGTCCGCCGCGAAGTTGCTGACATGAAGCTGGGCAATGTCGAAGTCGTGGGCTTCAACGCTTTGCTGATGAAATTCGCGGCCAAGCAGGGCGCCACAGTCATTGTCCGTGGCCTGCGTGCGGTTGCTGACTTTGAATATGAATATCAAATGGCCGGGATGAACCAGCAAATCGATGATGAAATCGAGACGGTGTTCTTGATGGCCGACGTTTCACTCCAGCCGATTGCCTCCAAGCTGGTGAAAGAAATTGCCCTGTTCGGAGGCAGTATTTCGCCCTTCGTCAGCCCAGCTGTGTGCAAAGATGTGATCGCACGGGTTGAGAAGATTGGCCGCTTGGGCGATTATTGA
- a CDS encoding peptidylprolyl isomerase — MFKRLIATGFAVSLSMAAAPIMAQDAPAEEAVPATEEAAAPATNNMNRVYAPMNYNAAEDLENILYLDLSSGGRVAIRLMPDWAPEHVERIKTLTRQGFYNGVIFHRVIDGFMAQTGDPTGTGQGGSELPNLEKEFNRLPHVRGTVSMARANDENSANSQFFIVFYPRFTLDMKYTNFGRVIQGMDIVDAINRGEPPQSPDRVVQASIASDNVPPPAPAPADPVVPASEITADMLSNSQS, encoded by the coding sequence ATGTTCAAACGCCTGATCGCTACAGGGTTCGCCGTTTCACTAAGCATGGCAGCCGCGCCTATTATGGCGCAGGATGCGCCTGCTGAGGAAGCCGTCCCGGCTACGGAAGAAGCGGCTGCTCCTGCAACAAACAACATGAACCGCGTCTATGCGCCCATGAATTACAACGCGGCGGAAGATCTGGAGAACATCCTGTATCTTGATCTATCGAGCGGCGGCCGTGTGGCTATTCGCTTGATGCCAGATTGGGCTCCAGAGCACGTCGAGCGTATCAAGACGCTAACCCGCCAGGGCTTCTATAATGGTGTGATTTTTCACCGCGTAATTGATGGTTTCATGGCCCAGACCGGTGATCCTACAGGGACCGGGCAAGGTGGTTCTGAGCTCCCGAACCTTGAGAAAGAATTCAATCGTTTGCCGCATGTTCGTGGCACAGTTTCGATGGCCCGTGCCAATGATGAAAACAGCGCGAACAGCCAGTTTTTCATCGTGTTCTACCCGCGTTTCACTCTCGATATGAAATACACCAATTTCGGGCGCGTGATTCAGGGCATGGATATTGTTGATGCCATTAACCGCGGCGAACCGCCGCAGAGCCCCGACCGTGTGGTTCAGGCGTCGATCGCGTCTGATAACGTACCGCCACCCGCTCCTGCGCCTGCAGATCCGGTGGTTCCGGCCAGCGAGATTACCGCTGACATGCTGAGCAACTCGCAAAGCTAG
- the queA gene encoding tRNA preQ1(34) S-adenosylmethionine ribosyltransferase-isomerase QueA produces the protein MRVDLFDFELPSENIALRPVSPRHAARMLVVPGEAAFGDATVADLPRLLRRGDVLVFNDTRVIPARLEGRRGEAKIGATLHKRVDLRRWQAFVKNAKRLRIGERVEFPAGVSAVAESRAPDGSFVLAFDGDEPVEVLLDRAGKMPLPPYIAAKRPTDERDLTDYQTMFAEEDGAVAAPTAALHFTPELMESLASAGIATETLTLHVGAGTFLPVKADDTDDHAMHAEFGRIDAKTAARLNAVRAAGGRLISVGTTVLRLLESATDEDGTIKPFEGDTSIFITPGYSFRAIDGLMTNFHLPKSTLFMLVSALMGRDRMQAAYTHAIGEGYRFYSYGDSSLLIPS, from the coding sequence ATGCGTGTAGACCTTTTCGACTTCGAACTACCTAGCGAGAACATCGCCCTGCGTCCGGTAAGCCCCCGGCACGCGGCGCGTATGCTGGTGGTGCCTGGCGAAGCTGCCTTTGGTGATGCCACCGTCGCTGATCTACCTCGGCTGTTGCGGCGCGGCGATGTGCTGGTTTTCAATGATACGCGCGTTATCCCGGCCCGGCTCGAAGGGCGGCGCGGTGAAGCCAAGATCGGCGCAACGCTGCACAAGCGCGTCGACCTGCGCCGTTGGCAAGCATTTGTGAAGAACGCCAAGCGCTTGCGGATTGGCGAGCGAGTGGAATTTCCGGCGGGTGTGAGCGCAGTTGCCGAAAGCCGCGCACCGGATGGTAGCTTTGTCTTGGCCTTTGACGGGGACGAACCCGTCGAGGTGTTGCTCGATCGAGCAGGCAAGATGCCGCTCCCGCCCTATATTGCCGCCAAACGGCCAACCGATGAGCGCGACCTAACGGACTACCAAACGATGTTCGCGGAAGAAGACGGGGCCGTTGCCGCCCCGACCGCCGCTTTGCATTTCACGCCGGAGCTGATGGAATCACTGGCGAGCGCGGGTATCGCTACCGAAACGCTCACGCTCCACGTCGGGGCGGGCACATTTCTGCCGGTAAAGGCTGACGATACGGACGATCATGCGATGCATGCGGAGTTCGGGCGAATTGATGCCAAAACGGCGGCCCGTCTGAATGCCGTGCGTGCAGCTGGCGGGCGGTTGATTTCGGTAGGTACTACCGTGTTGCGCTTGCTCGAAAGTGCCACGGACGAGGATGGCACTATCAAGCCATTCGAAGGTGACACCAGCATCTTCATCACGCCGGGATATTCCTTCCGCGCAATCGACGGGCTGATGACCAACTTTCACCTGCCCAAAAGCACATTATTTATGCTGGTCAGCGCGTTGATGGGCCGTGACCGGATGCAAGCCGCCTACACCCATGCAATCGGCGAGGGTTACAGGTTCTATTCCTACGGCGATTCCTCGTTGCTAATTCCTAGCTAG
- a CDS encoding ABC transporter ATP-binding protein, producing MQSILDINGLTKTYAGGFTALQSVDLTIEQGEIFALLGPNGAGKTTLIGAVCGLVRPTAGTIHAFGHDLSRDWRSARARIGLVPQELATDMFESVLRAVAYSRGLFGLAPNAAKIEEILRSLSLWDKREEQIRNLSGGMKRRVLIAKALAHEPELLFLDEPTAGVDVELRRDMWKLIGKLREGGTTVILTTHYIEEAEEMADRVGIIRQGHILMVDEKSAMMARLGRTEALIELAQPMSEIPTALSEFPISLIEGGKQLCYRGGDGTGKGKEEVANLTKALVRADIDYTGIDIHESSLEDIFVDLVEERA from the coding sequence ATGCAATCCATTCTCGATATTAACGGCCTCACCAAAACATATGCTGGTGGGTTTACCGCGCTGCAATCTGTCGATCTGACTATTGAGCAGGGTGAAATTTTTGCGCTGCTCGGCCCCAACGGAGCTGGCAAAACTACCTTGATTGGCGCGGTCTGCGGGCTGGTGAGACCAACCGCCGGAACAATTCATGCATTCGGACATGATTTGTCGCGCGATTGGCGTTCGGCCCGTGCACGGATCGGCCTGGTCCCTCAGGAACTTGCCACCGATATGTTCGAATCCGTTCTGCGGGCGGTTGCCTATTCGCGCGGGCTGTTCGGTCTTGCGCCCAATGCAGCCAAGATTGAGGAAATTCTGCGCTCACTATCCCTGTGGGATAAGCGGGAGGAGCAGATCCGCAACTTGTCTGGCGGAATGAAGCGCCGTGTGCTGATCGCTAAGGCGCTGGCGCACGAACCTGAACTGCTGTTCCTCGATGAACCGACTGCTGGTGTGGATGTCGAGCTACGCCGCGATATGTGGAAGCTCATCGGCAAGCTGCGTGAAGGCGGAACAACCGTAATTCTGACGACACATTACATCGAAGAGGCCGAAGAGATGGCCGACAGAGTGGGCATCATCCGGCAAGGACATATCCTGATGGTGGATGAGAAATCGGCCATGATGGCGCGGCTCGGACGGACTGAGGCGCTGATCGAGCTGGCTCAGCCGATGAGCGAAATCCCGACGGCGCTTTCGGAATTTCCAATCAGCCTGATCGAAGGCGGTAAGCAGCTTTGCTACCGCGGCGGCGATGGCACGGGGAAGGGCAAGGAAGAGGTTGCGAACCTCACCAAAGCGCTGGTCCGCGCCGATATCGATTACACCGGCATCGACATTCACGAATCGAGCCTCGAAGACATCTTCGTTGATCTGGTCGAGGAGCGCGCGTGA
- a CDS encoding ABC transporter permease, whose amino-acid sequence MGFNLRGAWSIYKREVMRALRTAFQSILAPVLTTSLYFIVFGAAIGSRMDAVDGVSYGAFIVPGLLLLTLLSESTSNASFGIYMPRFTGTIYELLSAPVGVAETLAGFVGAAATKSLILATIILTTATLFVDYEIAHPVLAIGYIMLVAAAFSLFGFILGIWADSFERLGIIPQLFLVPLTFLGGTFYSIDMLPEPWGTIAMLNPIVYLVNGLRWTFYGSSDVNIWVSFGLTVGFLAVCIGVITFIFRTGWRLRS is encoded by the coding sequence ATGGGCTTTAATCTGCGCGGCGCATGGTCGATCTATAAGCGCGAAGTCATGCGGGCGCTGCGCACCGCCTTCCAGTCGATCCTCGCGCCGGTTCTCACGACATCACTCTATTTCATCGTATTCGGCGCGGCGATCGGGTCGCGCATGGATGCCGTTGACGGCGTTAGCTACGGCGCATTCATTGTGCCGGGACTGCTGCTGCTTACATTGCTGAGTGAGAGCACGTCCAACGCCAGCTTCGGCATCTATATGCCGCGTTTTACGGGCACGATTTACGAACTGCTCTCTGCGCCCGTCGGGGTTGCGGAGACACTTGCCGGTTTCGTCGGGGCGGCTGCGACCAAATCGCTCATTCTCGCGACGATCATCCTCACGACAGCGACGCTGTTTGTTGATTATGAGATTGCCCATCCCGTGCTTGCAATCGGTTACATCATGCTCGTGGCAGCCGCATTCTCGTTGTTCGGATTTATCCTCGGCATATGGGCCGACAGTTTCGAGCGTCTGGGGATCATTCCGCAACTATTTCTGGTGCCACTGACCTTCCTTGGCGGGACATTCTATTCAATCGATATGCTGCCGGAGCCTTGGGGCACCATCGCGATGTTAAATCCGATTGTGTATCTGGTGAATGGCCTGCGGTGGACCTTCTATGGCAGCTCCGACGTGAATATATGGGTTTCATTCGGCCTAACGGTCGGGTTCCTAGCGGTTTGCATTGGCGTAATCACCTTCATTTTTCGCACAGGATGGCGCCTCCGGTCCTAA
- a CDS encoding outer membrane beta-barrel protein, with amino-acid sequence MMNTKILLVIGAAAFATVPATASAQSAGEPEVYVGASAGYHDLSIGGGVEDDGAIFGGIAGVDFPIGGDLSIGGEVNYHVGTGAIDSEYGAAARLAYSVNPNTKVYVRGGYQEVELDLEEIVGAPVPALLDDSDGDFIVGAGTEFGVGSSGLKLRLGVDTVSFDTTRATAGLLFSF; translated from the coding sequence ATGATGAACACGAAGATTTTGCTCGTAATCGGCGCTGCTGCATTCGCTACCGTTCCTGCCACTGCCTCTGCACAGAGTGCTGGTGAACCTGAAGTCTATGTCGGTGCATCAGCCGGTTATCACGACCTCAGCATTGGTGGCGGTGTAGAAGATGATGGCGCGATCTTTGGCGGCATCGCCGGTGTCGATTTCCCCATTGGCGGCGATTTGTCTATCGGCGGTGAAGTGAACTATCACGTCGGTACAGGTGCCATCGATAGCGAGTATGGCGCAGCGGCGCGTCTCGCATATTCAGTGAACCCGAACACGAAGGTTTACGTTCGCGGCGGCTATCAGGAAGTTGAGCTCGACCTTGAAGAAATCGTCGGCGCTCCGGTCCCTGCTTTGCTTGACGATTCAGACGGTGATTTCATCGTTGGTGCCGGCACGGAATTCGGTGTTGGTTCTTCTGGTCTGAAGCTGCGCCTCGGCGTCGATACTGTTTCGTTCGACACAACTCGCGCAACGGCCGGTCTGCTCTTCTCATTCTGA